One window of Sinorhizobium fredii NGR234 genomic DNA carries:
- a CDS encoding efflux RND transporter permease subunit, whose amino-acid sequence MNFSAWSIRNPVAPILAFFVLVVLGWQSFNSLPITRFPNIDVPIVSIVVTQSGAAPAELETQVTKEIEDAVAGISGVDHIESTITDGTSTTAVIFRMEVPTQQAVQDVKDAIDRIRGDLPTSIDEPIVSKVDVEGQAIQTFSISSPGMTLEELSWFVDDTVKRAIQGQSGIGRVDRYGGSDREVRIELDEDRLNSFGITAADVNGQLRRMNMDLGSGRGQVGGSEQAIRTLGDARDVSHLANTMISLPNGRFVRLSELGKVTDTYEEPKSFSRFNGHPGVTFAVFRAKGASEVSVAETVAKTLDEIRAKHPEVTIEMVDDSVYYTYGNYEAAIHTLIEGALLAVVVVMLFLRNWRATLISAVALPLSAIPTFWVMELLGFSLNLVSFLAMTLATGILVDDAIVEIENIERHIRMGKSPYKAAIEAADEIGLAVIATTFTIIAVFVPVSFMPGIPGQYFIQFGLTVAVSVFFSLLVARLITPVMAAYLMKPTDVGGGHHGDDDSAIMQFYTRLVRFTTKRWYTRYSTLLAAIVLSVGSVIALMVFVPGSFLPPEDNSRVSLSIELPPDAMLEDTDRTTTEIYNRIKDIDGVENVFVLGGASPKGDLELRRAAVTVLLEKLDHSLVNKVVNDVIGRTPLIGEYLPKLPPAGRIKPQSQIEKEILAKLRSIPDVRVTKLNDRGERDLSFNLLSSNEADLDQAVAILEASLRKDPLLANVSPDGALPRPELQIRPRDEQMSRLGITTAQISEVIRVATIGDIDALLTKIALDGRLIPIRVQLDRDFRTDLAAIRNLKVQTASGATVPLSSVADINYAEGPSSIKRYDRYRVVKLGADLPAGVALDTASARFKEIAAQAELPATVQFIESGDAEVQAEMQQSFGNAMLLGLMMVLVVLILLFKDVIQPFTILFSLPLAIGGVAAALILTQNALSMPVLIGILMLMGIVTKNAILLVDFGIEMMHHGMDRTLAMVEAGRKRARPIVMTSIAMSAGMLPSALGVGEGGSFRAPMAIAVIGGIIVSTVLSLVVVPSFFLIMDDLSRLLAWIFGRMVGKKEEEDLPLDREALSKLAAEQGTTIESLEERIKTLEAERRGKSDRKVISHPALAAE is encoded by the coding sequence ATGAACTTCTCCGCCTGGTCCATCCGCAATCCGGTCGCGCCGATCCTGGCGTTTTTCGTGCTGGTCGTGCTCGGCTGGCAGTCATTCAATTCGCTGCCGATCACCCGCTTCCCGAACATCGACGTGCCGATCGTCTCGATCGTGGTCACCCAGAGCGGCGCTGCGCCTGCCGAACTCGAGACCCAGGTCACCAAGGAAATCGAGGACGCGGTCGCCGGCATTTCCGGCGTCGACCATATCGAGTCGACGATAACCGACGGCACGTCCACCACCGCCGTCATCTTCCGCATGGAAGTGCCCACCCAACAGGCGGTCCAGGATGTCAAGGACGCGATCGACCGCATTCGCGGCGATCTGCCGACCTCGATCGATGAACCGATCGTCTCCAAGGTCGATGTCGAGGGTCAGGCGATCCAGACTTTCTCGATCTCCTCGCCCGGCATGACACTGGAGGAGCTCTCCTGGTTCGTCGACGACACGGTCAAGCGCGCCATCCAGGGCCAGAGCGGTATCGGCCGCGTCGACCGCTACGGCGGGTCCGATCGCGAAGTCCGCATCGAGCTCGATGAAGATCGCCTGAACTCCTTCGGAATCACCGCCGCCGACGTCAACGGCCAGCTCCGCCGCATGAACATGGATCTCGGCTCGGGCCGCGGTCAGGTCGGCGGCAGCGAACAGGCGATCCGTACGCTCGGCGACGCACGCGATGTTTCCCATCTCGCCAATACGATGATTTCGCTTCCGAACGGACGCTTCGTTCGTCTGTCGGAGCTCGGCAAGGTCACCGATACCTACGAGGAGCCGAAGTCCTTCTCGCGCTTCAACGGCCATCCCGGCGTCACCTTCGCGGTATTCCGCGCCAAGGGCGCGAGCGAAGTCAGCGTCGCCGAAACGGTTGCCAAGACGCTCGACGAAATCCGCGCCAAGCACCCGGAAGTCACCATCGAGATGGTCGACGATTCGGTCTACTACACCTACGGCAACTACGAAGCGGCAATTCACACGCTGATCGAGGGTGCGCTGCTCGCCGTCGTCGTCGTGATGCTGTTCCTGCGCAACTGGCGCGCCACGCTGATCTCGGCCGTTGCCCTGCCGCTCTCGGCCATCCCGACCTTCTGGGTCATGGAACTCCTCGGCTTCTCGCTGAACCTCGTCAGCTTCCTGGCGATGACGCTCGCGACCGGTATCCTCGTCGACGACGCGATCGTCGAGATCGAGAACATCGAACGGCATATCCGCATGGGCAAGTCGCCCTACAAGGCGGCGATCGAGGCGGCGGACGAGATCGGCCTAGCCGTCATCGCAACCACCTTCACGATCATCGCCGTTTTCGTGCCCGTCTCCTTCATGCCGGGCATCCCGGGACAGTACTTCATCCAGTTCGGTCTGACGGTCGCCGTCTCGGTGTTCTTCTCGCTCCTCGTCGCCCGCCTGATCACGCCTGTCATGGCCGCCTATCTGATGAAGCCGACGGACGTCGGCGGCGGACATCATGGCGACGACGACAGCGCCATCATGCAGTTCTATACGCGCCTCGTGCGCTTCACCACGAAGCGCTGGTACACGCGCTATTCGACGCTGCTTGCGGCAATCGTGCTCTCGGTCGGCTCAGTGATCGCGCTCATGGTCTTCGTGCCGGGCAGCTTCCTGCCGCCGGAGGACAATTCGCGCGTCAGCCTGTCGATCGAATTGCCGCCGGATGCGATGCTCGAGGACACCGACCGGACGACGACGGAGATCTATAACCGCATCAAGGATATCGATGGCGTCGAGAACGTCTTCGTGCTTGGCGGCGCCTCCCCGAAGGGCGATCTGGAACTGCGCCGCGCCGCCGTCACCGTGCTTCTCGAGAAGCTCGATCATTCGCTCGTCAACAAGGTTGTCAACGACGTGATCGGCCGGACGCCGCTGATCGGTGAATATCTGCCGAAGCTGCCGCCGGCGGGCCGCATCAAGCCGCAGTCGCAGATCGAAAAGGAAATCCTCGCCAAGCTTCGATCGATCCCGGACGTCCGCGTCACCAAGCTCAACGATCGCGGTGAGCGCGACCTGTCGTTCAACCTGCTTTCCAGCAACGAAGCAGATCTTGACCAGGCGGTGGCCATTCTTGAAGCAAGCCTGCGCAAGGACCCGCTGCTCGCCAATGTCAGCCCCGACGGTGCCCTGCCCCGGCCGGAACTGCAGATCCGCCCGCGGGACGAGCAGATGTCCCGTCTCGGCATCACGACCGCGCAGATATCCGAAGTCATTCGGGTAGCCACGATCGGCGATATCGACGCGCTGCTCACCAAGATTGCGCTGGACGGGCGCCTGATCCCGATCCGGGTCCAGCTCGATCGCGATTTCCGCACCGATCTGGCAGCTATCCGCAACCTGAAGGTCCAGACAGCCTCCGGTGCCACGGTCCCGCTGTCGAGCGTCGCGGACATCAACTATGCGGAAGGACCGAGCTCCATCAAGCGCTACGACCGCTACCGTGTTGTGAAGCTCGGCGCCGATCTGCCCGCTGGTGTAGCCCTCGACACGGCTTCCGCCCGCTTCAAGGAGATCGCCGCGCAAGCCGAGCTGCCGGCTACGGTTCAGTTCATCGAGAGCGGCGATGCCGAGGTTCAGGCGGAGATGCAGCAGAGCTTCGGCAACGCCATGCTGCTCGGTCTGATGATGGTGCTGGTGGTGCTCATTCTGCTGTTCAAGGATGTCATCCAGCCCTTCACCATCCTGTTCTCGCTGCCGCTGGCGATCGGCGGCGTGGCTGCAGCACTCATCCTCACGCAGAACGCGCTCTCGATGCCCGTGCTGATCGGCATCCTGATGCTGATGGGCATCGTTACCAAGAACGCCATCCTGCTCGTCGACTTCGGCATCGAGATGATGCACCATGGCATGGACCGGACGCTGGCGATGGTCGAAGCGGGCCGCAAACGCGCCCGTCCGATCGTCATGACCTCGATCGCCATGTCGGCGGGCATGTTGCCTTCCGCGCTCGGCGTCGGCGAAGGCGGCTCGTTCCGCGCCCCGATGGCGATCGCCGTCATCGGCGGCATCATCGTCTCGACGGTGCTCAGCCTCGTCGTCGTGCCTTCATTCTTCCTGATCATGGACGACCTGTCGCGTCTTCTCGCCTGGATCTTCGGCCGCATGGTCGGTAAGAAGGAGGAGGAAGATCTGCCGCTCGACCGCGAGGCGCTCAGCAAGCTCGCCGCCGAACAGGGCACCACGATCGAGAGCCTCGAGGAACGCATCAAGACGCTGGAGGCGGAGCGGCGCGGCAAGTCCGACCGCAAGGTCATCAGCCATCCGGCGCTCGCCGCCGAATAA
- a CDS encoding putative quinol monooxygenase: MVYVIAYLKAHPGKGDDVVAHAVPLIDATRKEEGCTSYDLYRKPAEPDSLVFVETWKSRAALEVHFAEPHLKAFQVAMADLLVEARVEVVHPDKVEVI; this comes from the coding sequence ATGGTTTACGTCATCGCATATCTGAAAGCGCACCCGGGCAAGGGCGACGACGTCGTGGCGCATGCCGTGCCGCTGATCGACGCCACCCGCAAGGAAGAAGGCTGCACCAGCTACGATCTCTACCGCAAGCCCGCCGAACCGGACTCGCTGGTTTTCGTCGAAACCTGGAAGAGCCGGGCGGCCCTCGAGGTTCACTTTGCCGAGCCGCATCTGAAGGCCTTTCAGGTAGCCATGGCCGACCTCCTTGTCGAGGCTCGCGTCGAGGTCGTCCATCCGGACAAGGTCGAGGTCATCTGA
- a CDS encoding Crp/Fnr family transcriptional regulator, with translation MKTLRLTSSDRAILLNLRFFSRLPRPAQEAILEGATVSTHEAHDTLFRQDDPIDNVLVVLSGLVRLYRLGKDGREADVAVFQKGELIGVNAMFLDRRATANVQAAEPSIVARLESAKLRQLAAEDTGVAQALLELLCHHGKMAEDCLAEDRLLTAPQRVANYILSHCPIGTESFSFRLPFQKSVLAGKLGLAPEALSRAFSTLRRSGVVVKGRVIEIRDRQALEQF, from the coding sequence ATGAAGACTTTGCGATTGACCTCCAGCGACCGGGCCATCCTCCTCAATTTGCGCTTCTTTTCGCGGCTCCCACGGCCCGCACAAGAGGCAATTCTAGAGGGCGCCACCGTCTCGACGCACGAAGCGCACGACACCCTGTTCCGCCAGGACGATCCTATCGACAACGTCCTCGTCGTCCTCTCGGGACTCGTCCGCCTCTATCGCCTCGGCAAGGACGGGCGCGAAGCCGATGTCGCCGTTTTCCAGAAAGGCGAGTTGATCGGGGTGAACGCCATGTTCCTGGATCGCCGCGCCACTGCCAATGTACAAGCCGCAGAACCGTCGATCGTCGCGCGGCTGGAAAGCGCTAAGCTACGCCAGCTTGCCGCCGAAGACACCGGCGTCGCCCAAGCGCTTCTCGAGCTCCTCTGCCATCACGGCAAGATGGCCGAGGACTGCCTTGCCGAAGACCGCTTGCTCACCGCGCCTCAGCGCGTCGCGAACTATATTTTGAGCCATTGCCCTATCGGGACGGAGAGCTTCTCCTTCCGCCTGCCATTCCAGAAAAGCGTGCTCGCCGGCAAGCTTGGCCTCGCCCCGGAGGCACTGTCGCGGGCCTTCTCGACGCTGCGTCGGTCTGGCGTGGTGGTGAAGGGCCGGGTCATCGAGATTCGCGACCGTCAGGCGCTGGAACAGTTCTGA
- a CDS encoding urease accessory protein UreF, producing MAEEGATQALLRLVTWLSPAFPVGAFSYSGGLEQAVHDGLVTNADDLRLWLETLLNHGPLWNDALLLAESYRSHADTTGLRAVGELAEALAGSRERHMETMLLGEAFLAAAGHWPHPVLETLGPTAAYPVAVGAVAGAHRTGLEPTLAAYLNAAASTAVSVAIRCGVIGQRDGIGVLASLEAEIAAVAGRAACRSLDELGSAAIIADIASLRHETLHSRLFRS from the coding sequence ATGGCTGAAGAAGGCGCCACGCAAGCTCTGCTGCGCCTCGTCACCTGGCTGTCGCCCGCCTTTCCTGTCGGTGCCTTTTCCTATTCCGGCGGCTTGGAGCAGGCGGTTCACGACGGCCTCGTGACCAATGCCGACGATCTGCGGCTCTGGCTGGAAACACTCCTCAATCACGGCCCGCTCTGGAACGACGCGCTGCTTCTCGCCGAAAGCTACCGCAGCCACGCCGATACGACCGGACTGAGGGCGGTCGGCGAACTGGCAGAAGCGCTCGCCGGTTCCCGTGAACGGCACATGGAGACCATGCTACTTGGCGAAGCATTTCTTGCCGCCGCCGGCCATTGGCCGCATCCGGTGCTGGAGACGCTCGGGCCGACCGCCGCCTATCCTGTGGCGGTCGGCGCCGTCGCCGGTGCGCATCGGACCGGACTCGAGCCGACGCTTGCGGCCTATCTCAACGCTGCGGCATCGACTGCCGTATCGGTGGCCATCCGCTGTGGGGTGATCGGCCAGCGCGACGGCATCGGCGTGCTTGCCAGCCTCGAGGCAGAGATTGCCGCGGTTGCCGGCCGCGCCGCGTGCCGGTCGCTCGACGAGCTTGGCTCGGCCGCGATCATCGCCGATATTGCATCGCTCAGACATGAAACCCTGCATTCGCGCCTGTTCCGCTCCTAG
- the ureE gene encoding urease accessory protein UreE, which produces MPYRSTEILSPGPADKAPLHRVTLTHDQRHLRRKLLHLENDDVVMLDLKEAVMLADGDLLALEGGGYIEVKAAEEALYEIRPRDRLHLIELAWHLGNRHLAAAIDEGRILIVRDPVIRAMLEGLGATVNEAVEPFHPLRGAYHGTGHHHHGHGHDPHHG; this is translated from the coding sequence ATGCCCTACCGTTCGACGGAAATTCTTTCTCCCGGCCCTGCCGACAAGGCGCCGCTTCACCGGGTGACGCTCACCCACGACCAGCGGCATCTGCGCCGCAAGCTCCTGCATCTCGAAAACGACGACGTGGTGATGCTCGACCTCAAGGAAGCGGTAATGCTCGCCGACGGCGATCTGCTGGCGCTGGAGGGTGGCGGCTATATCGAAGTGAAGGCGGCTGAGGAGGCGCTCTACGAGATCCGTCCGCGCGACAGGCTGCATCTGATCGAACTCGCCTGGCACCTCGGCAACCGGCATCTGGCGGCGGCAATCGATGAGGGGCGGATCTTGATCGTCCGCGATCCGGTCATCCGCGCCATGCTCGAGGGCCTCGGAGCGACGGTGAACGAAGCGGTCGAGCCATTCCACCCCCTGCGCGGTGCCTATCACGGCACCGGCCATCATCACCATGGGCATGGTCACGACCCCCACCATGGCTGA
- the ureG gene encoding urease accessory protein UreG yields MPSKNGPLRVGIGGPVGSGKTALTDKLCKAMREKYSVAVVTNDIYTKEDAEALVRMQALPSERIVGVETGGCPHTAIREDASINLQAIADLNRRIPDLDVVFIESGGDNLAATFSPDLADLTIYVISVCQGEEIPRKGGPGITKSDLLVINKKDLAPYVGADLEVMEHDATRMRAEKPFVFSDMKRGEGIERIVEFLTVQGGL; encoded by the coding sequence ATGCCATCGAAAAACGGTCCGCTTCGCGTCGGCATCGGCGGCCCGGTCGGGTCCGGCAAGACGGCGCTGACCGACAAGCTGTGCAAGGCGATGCGGGAGAAATATTCGGTCGCCGTCGTCACCAATGACATCTACACCAAGGAGGATGCCGAGGCGCTGGTGCGCATGCAGGCGCTGCCTTCGGAGCGGATCGTCGGCGTCGAGACCGGCGGCTGCCCGCACACGGCGATCCGCGAGGACGCCTCGATCAATCTTCAGGCGATCGCCGACCTCAACCGCCGTATTCCCGATCTCGACGTGGTCTTCATCGAATCGGGCGGCGACAATCTGGCGGCGACCTTCTCGCCCGATCTTGCGGACCTGACGATCTACGTGATTTCCGTCTGCCAGGGAGAGGAAATCCCGCGCAAGGGCGGCCCCGGGATCACCAAGTCCGACCTGCTGGTGATCAACAAGAAGGATCTCGCCCCGTATGTCGGCGCCGACCTCGAGGTGATGGAGCACGACGCGACGCGGATGCGCGCCGAAAAACCCTTTGTCTTCTCCGACATGAAGCGCGGTGAGGGCATTGAGAGGATCGTCGAGTTCCTGACCGTGCAGGGCGGGCTCTGA